Proteins encoded within one genomic window of Bacillus thuringiensis:
- a CDS encoding histidine phosphatase family protein, with product MTTIYFVRHAHSTYTKEERERPLSEKGHLDAENVTHLLKGRHIDVVISSPYKRAIQTVQGIANTYHVSIEIEEDLRERLLSSEPVADFNEAMENVWGDWSFAYEGGESNDVAQRRAVICMQSILKKYKGKNIVIGTHGNIMVLLMNYFDSQYDFQFWKTIHMPDVYKLTFDNNCFSSAERIESTDYQINNL from the coding sequence ATGACAACAATATATTTCGTTCGCCATGCCCATTCTACATATACAAAAGAAGAACGGGAGCGTCCTTTATCTGAAAAAGGGCACTTAGATGCAGAGAATGTAACACACTTATTAAAAGGTAGACATATTGATGTTGTGATCTCTAGCCCGTACAAAAGAGCAATTCAAACTGTACAAGGAATTGCGAATACATATCATGTATCAATAGAAATAGAAGAAGATTTACGAGAAAGGTTATTAAGTTCAGAGCCAGTAGCAGATTTTAATGAGGCTATGGAGAATGTGTGGGGGGATTGGAGTTTTGCATACGAAGGCGGAGAATCAAATGATGTAGCACAAAGACGGGCTGTAATATGTATGCAAAGTATATTAAAAAAATATAAAGGTAAGAATATTGTAATAGGTACGCATGGGAATATTATGGTATTACTTATGAATTATTTTGATTCGCAATATGATTTTCAGTTTTGGAAAACCATTCATATGCCTGATGTGTATAAATTAACTTTTGATAATAATTGTTTCAGTTCTGCTGAAAGAATAGAGTCTACAGATTATCAGATAAATAATTTGTAA
- a CDS encoding DUF4179 domain-containing protein, with the protein MKDIYELLNDIDIDEKELKEIEASEIEKEKVKRNVKQSIRTKKKMKSWKKGVAAASILVGVSVAMLGIGFPTYAGGLPIVGDIFRFLDNGRTGLYENYKEFSTELNMTRESNGVKVTINDVISDGRTVSITYSLESEQDLGNDPIILGGLDIMDAHGSTGSGKMTKVTEKKYVGMVTTTHHDSNKKDKVNFRWNIERIEMPDRKKSIQGNWNFALTVKSVDSKEKTIGGGSEKEGIKVNMEKVAMSPVSFILYYNQEVSKVTRKEWDSVDVELKVKDDLGNSYSGEGNGGSGNDPYNIHWSSTFQKLNENATKLIVTPHVHLRVHTPENHGGVEYVNGKEKKIEVPKKEAKSKDIVLDDIVIDLKK; encoded by the coding sequence ATGAAAGACATTTATGAATTATTAAATGATATTGATATAGATGAAAAAGAACTTAAGGAAATTGAGGCTTCTGAAATTGAAAAAGAAAAAGTAAAACGCAATGTAAAACAATCGATACGTACGAAGAAAAAGATGAAAAGTTGGAAAAAAGGCGTCGCTGCTGCATCTATTTTAGTCGGCGTATCGGTTGCCATGCTTGGCATCGGATTTCCTACATACGCTGGAGGATTACCAATAGTAGGAGACATATTCCGATTTTTAGATAATGGTAGAACAGGGTTATATGAAAATTATAAAGAGTTTTCGACTGAATTGAATATGACGAGGGAGAGTAATGGGGTTAAAGTTACAATTAATGATGTAATTTCTGATGGTAGAACAGTATCTATAACGTATTCACTTGAAAGTGAACAAGATTTAGGAAATGATCCTATCATATTAGGCGGATTGGATATAATGGACGCTCATGGTAGTACAGGAAGTGGTAAAATGACTAAAGTTACTGAAAAAAAGTATGTAGGTATGGTAACAACGACGCATCATGATAGCAATAAAAAGGACAAAGTAAACTTTAGATGGAATATAGAGAGAATAGAGATGCCAGACAGGAAAAAATCAATACAAGGAAATTGGAATTTCGCGTTAACTGTAAAATCAGTGGATAGTAAAGAAAAAACAATTGGTGGGGGTTCGGAAAAAGAAGGTATAAAAGTAAATATGGAAAAGGTTGCAATGTCGCCGGTTTCATTTATTCTTTATTACAATCAAGAAGTTTCTAAGGTTACGAGGAAAGAATGGGATAGTGTAGATGTTGAGCTGAAAGTAAAGGATGATCTAGGTAATTCTTATAGTGGTGAAGGGAATGGGGGAAGTGGCAATGATCCTTACAATATCCATTGGAGTTCCACATTCCAAAAGTTAAACGAAAATGCAACAAAGCTTATCGTTACACCTCACGTGCACTTGCGAGTTCATACACCTGAAAATCATGGTGGAGTGGAGTATGTGAATGGAAAAGAGAAGAAAATTGAAGTGCCGAAAAAAGAAGCGAAGAGTAAAGATATTGTTTTAGATGATATCGTAATTGATTTAAAGAAATAA
- the asnB gene encoding asparagine synthase (glutamine-hydrolyzing): MCGITGWVSWNKDLSNEHVILEKMANSIQHRGPDAEGFWFSPRAAFAHRRLIVIDPEGGAQPKTFRAGDYTYALTYNGEIYNFRELRERLQKCGHAFETHSDTEVLLHAYLEWKEECVQHLNGIFAFALWDDQKQQLFLARDHLGVKPLFYTERNDSIIFGSEIKALLAHPSVPAEIDANGINEIFGLGLFRTPGCGVFKHIQEVRAGHSITFTRDKKVVQKYWNLKSKIHTDSTEDTSSHILSILQDTVKRQLIADVPLVCMLSGGLDSSGITALAGKEFAAENKTLHTYSVDFVNSAKDFELTFARTGLDAPWVKRVSEHVGTSHHDIIVNAEELANHLFVPLHAKDLPSAGEMETSLYLLFCEMKKDATVALSGESADEVFGGYPWFHQEELLYVDKFPWLTNWKNTSPLLLNEVSNQCNLENYIDTRFQEAILEVPILEGESKKPAKQRQMFYLFLTRFLPFLLDRKDRMSMAVGFEVRVPFCDYRLVEYLWNVPFNIKSIDNIEKGILRRALQPALPDDVRNRRKSAYPTSQDPHYLQTIRHLSLDMCSNKNNPIFSLINHSTLLAIADQSNKEINNFEARSAMEYMLQVNEWLKTYHIHIA; encoded by the coding sequence ATGTGTGGAATTACAGGTTGGGTAAGTTGGAATAAGGATCTTTCCAATGAGCATGTTATTTTAGAAAAGATGGCAAATAGTATTCAGCATCGTGGTCCTGATGCTGAAGGATTTTGGTTTTCACCTCGTGCGGCCTTTGCACACCGGCGTTTAATTGTAATTGATCCAGAAGGCGGGGCACAGCCGAAGACATTTCGTGCTGGTGATTATACGTATGCTCTTACGTATAATGGAGAAATTTATAATTTCCGTGAGCTGAGGGAACGACTTCAAAAATGTGGTCATGCATTTGAAACGCATTCAGATACAGAAGTGTTACTACATGCTTATTTAGAATGGAAAGAAGAATGCGTGCAACATTTAAACGGAATTTTCGCTTTTGCCTTATGGGATGATCAAAAGCAACAACTGTTTTTAGCACGTGATCATTTAGGCGTAAAGCCACTCTTTTATACAGAAAGAAATGACAGCATTATTTTCGGATCTGAAATTAAAGCATTATTAGCTCATCCATCTGTTCCTGCTGAAATTGATGCGAATGGCATAAATGAAATATTTGGATTAGGCTTATTTCGAACTCCAGGATGTGGCGTCTTTAAACATATTCAAGAAGTGCGCGCTGGACATTCTATAACGTTTACACGTGATAAAAAAGTAGTTCAGAAGTACTGGAATTTAAAAAGTAAGATTCATACAGACTCTACCGAAGATACGTCATCGCATATTTTATCTATTTTACAAGATACAGTAAAAAGACAATTAATTGCCGATGTTCCTCTCGTTTGTATGTTATCAGGCGGATTAGATTCTAGCGGTATTACTGCACTAGCGGGAAAAGAATTTGCTGCTGAAAATAAAACACTTCATACGTATTCCGTTGACTTTGTAAATAGCGCAAAAGATTTTGAGCTGACATTTGCTCGCACTGGTTTAGACGCTCCTTGGGTAAAACGCGTTTCTGAACATGTAGGAACATCACATCATGATATTATTGTGAATGCTGAAGAATTAGCAAATCACTTATTCGTTCCCCTCCATGCAAAAGATTTACCGAGTGCTGGTGAAATGGAAACTTCACTATATTTACTATTTTGCGAAATGAAAAAAGATGCGACTGTAGCTTTATCCGGTGAATCAGCTGATGAAGTATTCGGTGGATACCCTTGGTTTCATCAAGAAGAATTACTATATGTAGATAAGTTTCCTTGGCTAACAAATTGGAAAAATACATCTCCTCTTCTACTAAATGAAGTAAGTAACCAATGTAATCTAGAAAACTATATTGATACACGATTCCAAGAAGCAATACTTGAAGTACCTATTCTTGAAGGGGAAAGTAAAAAACCCGCGAAACAACGTCAAATGTTTTATTTATTTTTAACGAGATTTCTCCCGTTCTTACTTGACCGTAAAGACCGTATGAGTATGGCTGTAGGGTTTGAAGTTCGTGTACCGTTTTGCGATTATCGATTAGTTGAATATTTATGGAACGTTCCTTTCAACATAAAAAGCATTGATAATATTGAAAAAGGGATTTTACGTAGAGCACTGCAACCTGCTTTACCTGACGATGTACGCAATAGAAGAAAAAGTGCGTATCCAACTTCACAAGACCCACATTATTTACAAACAATTCGTCATTTATCACTCGACATGTGTAGTAATAAAAATAATCCTATTTTCTCTCTTATTAATCATTCCACATTACTTGCTATTGCCGATCAGAGTAATAAGGAAATTAACAATTTTGAAGCAAGAAGTGCTATGGAATACATGCTGCAAGTAAATGAATGGTTGAAAACATATCACATCCATATCGCTTAA
- a CDS encoding sigma-70 family RNA polymerase sigma factor — protein MKSNEKNFIKRLQRQKEDALEFVVDTYLPLIKGITHKVLLPVQNDGLIEECVNDIFLSIWNNANKFHGEPSDFRKWIAAIAKFKAIDYYRKATKKVEIISDEFHISTEKSAEDELIVMEDREELLKLINQLEPLDQKVFIMKYLLGMKTEEIGDKLGLTRAAIDNRVYRGKKKLQQNATNISFGGSAI, from the coding sequence ATGAAATCAAATGAGAAAAATTTTATAAAAAGATTACAGCGGCAAAAAGAAGATGCGCTAGAATTTGTTGTCGATACATACTTACCGCTCATAAAAGGAATCACGCATAAAGTTCTTCTTCCTGTTCAAAATGATGGATTAATAGAGGAATGTGTAAACGATATATTTCTTTCCATATGGAATAACGCAAATAAGTTTCATGGAGAGCCGAGTGACTTTAGAAAATGGATTGCGGCAATTGCGAAGTTTAAAGCAATTGATTATTACCGGAAAGCGACTAAAAAAGTAGAAATTATTTCGGATGAGTTTCATATCAGTACGGAAAAGTCAGCGGAAGACGAATTAATTGTTATGGAAGATAGGGAAGAGTTATTGAAGCTTATTAATCAATTAGAACCGTTAGATCAAAAGGTGTTCATTATGAAATATCTTCTTGGTATGAAGACAGAAGAAATAGGAGACAAGTTAGGTTTAACTCGGGCAGCGATAGATAATCGTGTGTACCGTGGGAAAAAGAAACTACAACAAAATGCTACGAATATTAGTTTTGGAGGTAGTGCAATATGA
- a CDS encoding MarR family winged helix-turn-helix transcriptional regulator produces the protein MKDINQHWESIYYHLRYEYEDNLSHQAIRILQIVSREKDITIGKVATELSLSHNTASEHVKRLIQKGFIMKERNKQDERVVNLTLTKEGIEVLEKHTLLDKEKIKILESQLSKEEQQLIEKAFSLLAKEAKYAFPR, from the coding sequence ATGAAAGACATCAATCAGCATTGGGAGAGCATTTATTATCACTTACGATATGAGTATGAAGACAACCTTTCTCACCAAGCCATTCGTATTTTACAAATCGTTTCTCGTGAGAAAGATATAACAATTGGAAAAGTCGCTACTGAGCTTAGTCTCTCTCATAACACAGCGTCTGAACATGTAAAGCGCCTTATTCAAAAAGGATTTATCATGAAAGAAAGAAACAAACAAGATGAAAGAGTGGTGAACCTTACATTAACGAAAGAAGGCATTGAAGTATTAGAAAAGCATACTTTACTAGATAAAGAAAAGATAAAAATATTAGAATCACAGTTATCGAAAGAAGAACAACAATTAATCGAAAAAGCTTTTTCGTTATTAGCGAAGGAGGCAAAGTATGCATTTCCTCGTTAA
- a CDS encoding protein phosphatase 2C domain-containing protein, with translation MCKGIHLARERMIAVNTFKWMSHEQMYVDEIHVEKCGPLSVGVYGGNQESDAYERGDAVLAWWDPELQFEFVMIFDTHHKTKNIDYIIEAISERKEKLKELFSYPIHLAFHHTHMYLLALFTDELFIEKCDQDDEELACLICLRKGEFLYWLSVGDCFAYLFHSEKTKNGKGRLNKRKNYEYIGRKNIFAANTPCFTSGIRGLEKGMNHIVMATDGILECDKRRFDDDQSLIEILHDGSCLQIEPVLTNVLHWKGRDCATIIGWSIDTENKRCAN, from the coding sequence ATGTGTAAAGGTATACATTTAGCAAGAGAGAGGATGATAGCTGTGAATACATTCAAATGGATGAGTCATGAACAGATGTATGTAGATGAAATACATGTTGAAAAATGTGGTCCTCTTTCAGTCGGCGTATATGGGGGGAATCAAGAGAGTGATGCATATGAACGAGGCGATGCAGTGCTTGCTTGGTGGGATCCTGAATTACAATTTGAATTTGTTATGATTTTTGATACACACCACAAAACAAAAAATATAGATTATATAATAGAAGCAATTTCAGAAAGAAAAGAGAAATTAAAAGAGTTATTTTCTTACCCGATACATTTAGCTTTTCATCATACACATATGTACTTATTAGCGTTATTTACAGATGAGTTGTTTATTGAAAAATGTGATCAAGATGATGAGGAACTTGCATGCTTAATTTGTTTGCGAAAAGGCGAATTTTTATACTGGCTATCAGTTGGTGATTGCTTCGCGTATTTATTCCATTCTGAGAAAACGAAGAATGGCAAAGGGCGATTAAATAAACGGAAGAATTACGAATATATTGGTAGAAAAAATATTTTCGCAGCAAATACACCTTGCTTTACGTCAGGTATAAGAGGATTAGAAAAAGGAATGAATCACATTGTAATGGCAACGGATGGTATTTTAGAGTGTGATAAACGAAGGTTTGATGATGATCAATCTTTAATAGAAATATTACACGACGGAAGTTGCTTACAGATTGAGCCAGTATTAACAAATGTACTGCATTGGAAAGGCAGAGATTGCGCCACAATTATTGGATGGTCCATTGACACTGAAAATAAACGATGCGCTAATTAA
- a CDS encoding DUF3147 family protein, with protein sequence MHFLVKVIVSALIIGVITEVAKHYSTIGGFIAALPLVSLLSLFWISFEGGNKQELSQFAIGVLYGFPASALLLFIVYMGLKNSFALSTSVLLGIGVWCIFFACQKLFQA encoded by the coding sequence ATGCATTTCCTCGTTAAAGTAATCGTTTCGGCACTTATTATCGGTGTTATTACTGAAGTGGCTAAACATTATAGTACGATTGGCGGCTTTATTGCTGCCCTTCCTCTCGTTAGTTTACTGAGTCTATTTTGGATTTCTTTCGAAGGCGGGAACAAACAAGAATTAAGTCAATTTGCTATAGGCGTATTATATGGATTTCCTGCATCCGCACTATTATTATTTATCGTCTATATGGGTTTAAAAAACTCATTTGCACTTAGTACATCTGTCCTACTTGGTATAGGTGTTTGGTGTATCTTTTTTGCTTGTCAAAAATTATTTCAAGCTTAG